One segment of bacterium DNA contains the following:
- a CDS encoding tetratricopeptide repeat protein has protein sequence MHCLVWMNIVSLFLGSDAVKAGDDEFVRFNYQAAASVYESILQNSPGNPEVLWRLSRVYICMGDIQESREQRESMYRKSVEYARLCVAADGNNANGYAWLGASLGSVAMFEGSRSKVKLCNEIKSALDRAIALDPNNDIAYTILGSFYRALGNISWLERQLASVFIGTLPPGGRPEAEKALKKAIAIAPNVLRHHYELGMVYYDDGKNDEAKKTFEYALKLPITLTSDYHRIERIKKKLVELNGETK, from the coding sequence ATGCATTGCTTAGTATGGATGAATATAGTTAGCCTATTTTTAGGCTCGGATGCGGTCAAGGCTGGCGATGATGAATTTGTTCGGTTCAATTACCAGGCAGCAGCATCCGTATATGAATCCATCCTCCAAAATTCTCCGGGTAATCCCGAAGTACTTTGGAGACTTAGCCGTGTTTATATTTGCATGGGTGATATCCAGGAAAGCCGAGAACAGCGAGAAAGTATGTATCGTAAAAGTGTGGAATATGCACGACTGTGTGTGGCGGCGGATGGGAACAATGCGAATGGGTATGCGTGGCTGGGAGCCAGCCTCGGCAGTGTTGCAATGTTCGAGGGCAGCCGCAGCAAAGTCAAACTTTGCAATGAAATCAAATCTGCACTGGATCGTGCCATTGCATTGGATCCGAATAATGATATTGCGTACACGATCCTGGGCTCATTTTATCGCGCCTTAGGCAATATCAGTTGGCTGGAAAGACAACTAGCATCGGTTTTTATCGGAACATTGCCTCCAGGCGGAAGGCCTGAAGCTGAGAAAGCCCTCAAAAAAGCCATTGCCATCGCTCCAAACGTATTACGCCATCACTATGAACTCGGAATGGTTTACTACGACGATGGTAAGAATGATGAAGCAAAAAAAACATTTGAATACGCCTTGAAACTTCCAATTACTCTTACCAGTGATTATCATCGTATTGAACGTATTAAGAAAAAATTGGTCGAACTGAATGGTGAGACGAAATAG
- a CDS encoding sterol desaturase family protein, translated as MPLADIQVLCFAGIITGASILIILERVRPYSPQQKFFREGFFDDFIWYNFVQSFILGFVISFLIDWIDHHTHWSRLQLVTHWPLGLQWLFFFVTHDFYIYWFHRLQHSNRYLWRLHEAHHSTKDVDWLSGARSHSLEILINQTIEFAPIVLLGAAPEIAVIKGLIDAVWGMYIHSNIDVHSGKLQWIINGPEMHRWHHSDGNEKAHNKNFSTKLAVWDWIFRTAFLPDSEKPLRYGLSDPSFPKKYFPQQIFAFRKLKRPVFHQANSDR; from the coding sequence ATGCCGCTTGCCGATATTCAGGTCCTGTGTTTCGCCGGAATTATAACTGGCGCATCGATCTTGATTATCCTTGAACGCGTTCGGCCTTACTCACCCCAACAGAAATTTTTCCGTGAAGGTTTTTTCGATGATTTTATCTGGTACAATTTTGTTCAAAGTTTTATTCTCGGTTTTGTCATTTCTTTTCTCATCGATTGGATCGATCACCACACCCATTGGTCACGGCTCCAATTAGTAACCCACTGGCCGTTGGGACTTCAATGGCTGTTCTTTTTCGTGACCCACGATTTTTATATTTACTGGTTTCATCGCCTACAGCATTCCAATCGTTATCTTTGGCGGCTTCATGAAGCGCACCATTCGACCAAAGACGTCGACTGGCTCTCCGGCGCACGTTCACATTCGCTCGAAATTCTGATCAATCAAACGATTGAATTCGCCCCGATTGTGCTACTCGGAGCTGCACCGGAAATAGCGGTCATCAAAGGACTCATTGATGCCGTCTGGGGCATGTACATCCACTCCAATATTGACGTACATTCCGGCAAACTGCAATGGATCATCAATGGTCCTGAAATGCACCGCTGGCATCATTCCGACGGTAATGAAAAAGCACACAATAAAAATTTCTCGACCAAGCTTGCCGTATGGGATTGGATTTTTAGAACTGCATTCTTACCGGATTCGGAAAAACCATTACGATACGGTTTGAGCGATCCTTCATTTCCAAAAAAATATTTCCCTCAACAAATCTTCGCCTTCAGAAAATTAAAGCGGCCAGTCTTTCATCAAGCAAATTCAGATCGATGA
- a CDS encoding glycosyltransferase family protein, with translation MKIVTVMQARRGSTRLPDKVMKPILGRPVFLRQIERMQRAAFCGDIVVATTTEPEDDAIAELCAREQLNFYRGHTTDLLNRHYEAAKALGADVVVKIPSDCPLIDPAIIDRVIGFYIEHVADFDFVSNLHPATYPDGNDVEVFPMFLLELANREAEKNFEREHTTPFFWENPERFRIGNVTWETGKNYSMSHRWTLDYPEDFHFIKIVYEKLYPHKPDFTLEDILTLLRLRSGIRTINEKYLGSNWYRYHLHELKTISSDQTRSL, from the coding sequence ATGAAAATCGTCACGGTCATGCAAGCGCGCCGTGGATCAACGCGGCTTCCGGATAAAGTGATGAAGCCCATTCTCGGACGGCCGGTATTTTTGCGTCAGATCGAACGGATGCAGCGAGCGGCTTTTTGTGGCGACATCGTCGTTGCTACGACTACCGAGCCGGAAGACGATGCCATTGCAGAATTATGCGCGCGCGAGCAACTCAATTTTTATCGCGGTCATACAACCGACCTGTTGAACCGGCATTATGAAGCCGCCAAGGCTTTGGGCGCGGACGTCGTAGTAAAGATTCCATCCGATTGTCCGCTGATTGATCCGGCTATCATCGATCGCGTAATTGGGTTTTATATTGAACACGTTGCTGATTTTGATTTTGTAAGTAATCTGCATCCTGCAACTTACCCTGACGGGAATGATGTGGAAGTTTTCCCGATGTTCTTGCTGGAGCTTGCCAATCGAGAAGCCGAAAAAAATTTCGAGCGAGAGCATACGACGCCGTTTTTTTGGGAAAATCCGGAAAGATTTCGTATCGGCAATGTAACATGGGAAACAGGAAAAAATTACTCCATGTCACACCGGTGGACGTTGGATTACCCGGAAGATTTTCATTTTATAAAAATCGTCTATGAAAAACTTTACCCGCACAAACCCGATTTTACGCTGGAAGACATCTTAACTTTGCTTCGTTTGCGTTCAGGCATCCGGACCATCAACGAGAAATACTTGGGCAGCAACTGGTATCGTTATCACTTACATGAATTAAAAACTATTTCATCCGATCAAACTCGTTCACTATAA
- a CDS encoding transketolase, which yields MDIAVKKDLETTAMNVREHVIRLATNGGCFIGASLSCVDLIVYLYSKFLNISKDRLQSPDRDYLFLSKGHDVPALYGMFVEMGWLERERLDHHLQTNDSIYWHPNRNIPGVEFHSGSLGHLLPVAVGVALDCKIRNRSNRVVVIVGDGELNEGSNWEACLVAHAYKLDNLVIVVDRNLFQANMRTEELIPMEPLEYKFSSFGCVPVNIDGHDFEDMESAFKNLPLSESKPSVIIAETVRGKGLPSIEARADRWFCNFSHSEIEQLLSELHTSQRASLHSETIVAR from the coding sequence ATGGATATTGCAGTAAAAAAAGATTTAGAAACTACCGCTATGAATGTTCGCGAACATGTCATTCGTTTGGCGACGAATGGCGGATGTTTTATCGGTGCGTCTCTATCATGTGTCGATCTGATTGTCTATCTCTACTCAAAATTTCTCAATATTTCAAAAGATAGACTTCAAAGCCCTGACCGGGATTATCTTTTTTTATCCAAAGGTCATGATGTGCCCGCTTTGTACGGCATGTTCGTGGAGATGGGTTGGCTGGAACGCGAACGGCTTGATCACCACCTTCAAACCAATGATTCAATTTACTGGCATCCAAACAGAAATATCCCCGGTGTCGAATTTCATTCGGGATCACTCGGACACTTGCTTCCCGTGGCTGTTGGTGTCGCACTTGATTGCAAAATACGCAATCGATCCAACCGTGTCGTTGTGATCGTCGGCGATGGTGAGCTTAACGAAGGCTCCAATTGGGAAGCGTGTCTCGTTGCTCACGCCTACAAACTCGACAACCTTGTTATCGTTGTCGATCGTAATTTATTTCAAGCCAATATGCGGACAGAAGAACTCATACCGATGGAACCATTGGAATACAAGTTTTCTTCGTTTGGATGCGTTCCAGTGAATATCGATGGTCATGATTTTGAAGATATGGAAAGTGCATTCAAAAACCTTCCTCTCAGCGAATCTAAACCCAGCGTCATTATCGCTGAAACCGTCCGTGGAAAAGGATTACCCAGCATCGAAGCACGCGCCGATCGTTGGTTTTGCAATTTCTCTCATTCCGAAATTGAACAATTACTCTCGGAACTTCACACCTCTCAACGTGCTTCGCTACACTCAGAAACCATTGTCGCACGTTAA
- a CDS encoding N-acetylneuraminate synthase family protein codes for MPERQKIQIGSRRIGDSEPVYVIAEIGINHNGSLDIAKKMIDGAIFAGCDAVKFQKRTPELCVPKDQWNIERDTPWGRMTYIDYRHRMEFTKEQYAEIDRYCREKGIDWFASCWDEAAVEFIDQFSPPLYKAASASLTDIALLKKTKATGKALMISTGMSTMDEIENAVGELGTDNLLIAHSTSAYPCKPEELNLKMILTLREKFPETPIGYSGHEVGLSPTWSAVALGAAFVERHITLDRAMWGTDQAASVEIIGMHHLVRDIRDIEKALGDGVKKVYLSEAGALKKLRRVQTSMKEAV; via the coding sequence ATGCCGGAAAGACAAAAAATCCAAATCGGTTCTCGCCGGATCGGCGACAGTGAGCCGGTATACGTAATTGCAGAAATCGGAATCAACCATAACGGATCGCTCGACATTGCCAAAAAAATGATCGATGGCGCCATCTTCGCCGGATGCGATGCCGTTAAGTTCCAAAAACGTACTCCCGAACTCTGCGTCCCGAAAGATCAGTGGAATATCGAACGCGACACGCCGTGGGGGCGTATGACGTACATCGATTACCGGCATCGTATGGAATTTACCAAAGAACAATATGCTGAAATCGATCGCTATTGCCGCGAAAAAGGCATCGACTGGTTTGCATCCTGCTGGGACGAAGCGGCAGTAGAATTTATCGATCAGTTTAGTCCTCCGCTGTATAAAGCAGCCTCCGCTTCGCTCACCGACATTGCGTTGCTTAAAAAAACCAAAGCAACTGGAAAAGCACTCATGATTTCTACAGGTATGTCTACCATGGATGAAATTGAAAACGCTGTCGGTGAACTTGGAACGGATAATCTGTTAATTGCGCACTCGACATCGGCGTATCCCTGCAAGCCCGAAGAATTAAATCTTAAAATGATCCTGACCTTGCGGGAAAAATTTCCTGAAACGCCAATCGGTTATTCAGGCCACGAAGTCGGCTTGTCGCCGACATGGTCGGCCGTTGCGCTCGGAGCGGCTTTTGTCGAACGTCACATTACGCTCGATCGCGCTATGTGGGGCACGGATCAGGCGGCATCCGTTGAAATTATCGGGATGCATCACCTCGTTCGCGACATCCGCGATATTGAAAAAGCGCTCGGTGACGGCGTCAAGAAAGTTTATCTCAGCGAAGCCGGCGCCTTGAAAAAATTACGCCGAGTCCAAACATCGATGAAAGAAGCGGTCTGA
- a CDS encoding aminotransferase class III-fold pyridoxal phosphate-dependent enzyme codes for MPNTISFNSNYPSIGQSDEWFRRATGLIPAYTQTLAKGPGQYVNGVAPKYLVKGKGAHVWDVDGNEFIDYNMGIGPISLGYAYDKVDHAIRQQLEDGITFSMMHPLEVEVAEIIRSIVPGAESVRFSKTGCDATSAAVRLARAFTGRNKVVCCGYHGWHDWYIGVTDRNKGIPAVTSDLTYTFNYNDPASVEEALDDDTACVILEPMVFEFPRNNFLHELKRLCETNGTLLIFDEMWTGFRLAVGGAQEHFGVHADLACFSKAIANGMPLSVLCGRKDIMQLCEKDVFFFTTFGGETLSLAAAKATIEELRLKNVPQYMATQGKKIKDGYNQLIRDLGMNYTSCIGADCRSMVTFDGKAGNPLEMKSLIQQEFIKRGILWSGFHNLSFSHNDADIAHTLSTYAEVLPILKQAVNENNVRQYLRGEPVEPVFRKTSNFNMKPKAKTA; via the coding sequence ATGCCTAATACTATTTCTTTCAACAGCAACTACCCGAGCATCGGGCAATCGGATGAATGGTTTCGCCGAGCAACAGGATTGATTCCAGCTTATACGCAAACACTGGCCAAAGGTCCGGGACAATATGTCAACGGCGTTGCGCCGAAATATCTCGTTAAAGGAAAAGGCGCGCATGTCTGGGACGTAGACGGTAATGAATTCATCGATTACAATATGGGCATCGGCCCGATTTCGTTGGGATACGCGTATGATAAAGTCGATCACGCAATCCGCCAACAATTAGAAGATGGAATTACATTTTCGATGATGCATCCGCTCGAAGTTGAAGTGGCTGAAATAATCCGTAGCATCGTACCGGGAGCCGAATCGGTACGATTCAGCAAAACTGGTTGCGATGCGACGAGTGCGGCTGTACGATTGGCGCGCGCTTTTACAGGGCGGAATAAAGTTGTTTGTTGCGGTTACCATGGCTGGCATGACTGGTATATCGGCGTCACAGACCGCAACAAAGGTATTCCTGCTGTAACGTCGGATCTGACTTACACATTCAATTATAACGATCCCGCTTCAGTCGAAGAAGCGCTTGATGATGACACTGCTTGCGTGATTCTCGAACCAATGGTATTCGAATTTCCGCGTAATAATTTTCTTCATGAATTGAAACGCCTTTGCGAAACCAACGGAACGCTTCTGATTTTTGACGAAATGTGGACAGGGTTTCGACTGGCTGTGGGCGGTGCGCAGGAACATTTCGGCGTTCATGCCGATCTCGCGTGTTTTTCAAAAGCCATCGCCAACGGCATGCCATTGTCAGTGTTATGCGGGCGCAAGGACATTATGCAATTGTGTGAAAAAGACGTTTTCTTTTTCACAACATTCGGTGGTGAAACACTCTCGCTCGCCGCAGCCAAAGCCACTATCGAAGAACTTCGTCTCAAAAATGTTCCGCAATACATGGCGACTCAAGGCAAAAAAATCAAAGACGGTTATAATCAGCTTATTCGTGACCTTGGTATGAATTATACTTCATGTATCGGCGCCGATTGCCGAAGTATGGTAACATTTGACGGCAAAGCCGGTAACCCTCTCGAAATGAAATCCCTTATTCAACAGGAATTCATCAAGCGAGGAATTTTATGGAGCGGCTTTCATAACCTTAGCTTTTCGCACAATGACGCGGACATTGCACATACCCTGTCAACGTATGCTGAAGTATTGCCAATTTTAAAACAAGCGGTAAATGAAAATAACGTCCGCCAATATTTACGCGGTGAGCCGGTTGAGCCTGTTTTCCGGAAAACGTCCAATTTCAACATGAAACCTAAAGCAAAAACAGCCTGA
- a CDS encoding HAD-IIIA family hydrolase, translated as MVNRELAMKEIFQRAKQIRILLTDVDGVLTDTGVYFSDRGEEFKRFSVRDGMGVQRLRELVQVETGIISGENSPSVQRRAEKLNIAELHLGIKDKLEVLRQIAHRWNISFDQCAYIGDDTNDIEIMRRVGLACCPADAMPQAKSVAHAICENIGGHGAFREFAELIIASKQ; from the coding sequence ATGGTAAACCGTGAACTCGCCATGAAAGAAATTTTTCAACGCGCTAAACAGATCCGGATTTTACTCACCGACGTTGACGGAGTGCTCACGGACACCGGCGTTTATTTTTCCGATCGCGGCGAAGAATTTAAAAGATTTTCTGTACGAGACGGAATGGGCGTTCAGCGATTACGGGAATTGGTTCAGGTTGAAACGGGAATCATCAGCGGTGAAAATTCGCCTTCAGTACAACGCCGCGCTGAAAAGTTAAACATCGCCGAATTACATCTAGGCATCAAAGACAAATTAGAAGTTCTTCGGCAGATCGCCCACCGCTGGAATATCAGCTTCGATCAATGTGCATACATCGGTGATGATACTAATGATATCGAAATTATGCGCCGCGTCGGATTAGCATGCTGTCCAGCCGATGCCATGCCGCAGGCCAAAAGCGTGGCTCATGCGATCTGTGAAAATATCGGAGGCCACGGCGCGTTTCGGGAATTTGCCGAGCTGATCATTGCTTCGAAACAATGA
- a CDS encoding transketolase: MTYEDILKELALNDDRYVIMTAENRAPIRNLPSVLGPRFIDTGITEQTMIGAAAGLALRGCTVITHALATFLTLRAFEFIRTDIGIGNLPIKMTGFVPGILSDGNGPTHQALEDVSLMRGIPHVNIFCPADEDDMIVGLKTIVESPSPFYIRYNALKSVYTHDRRFEIGKAEVISRGSDVTLLTYGALFNQVYDAMNILESKGVSVRVINLRTLKPIDEKAILNAAVETPLIVTIEDHFLTGGLYSIVAELFLKHRVHAARVVPIAFEHRWFKPALLHNVLEHERLTGKQLAERIEIEIQKTETETFAIPSLAHY, translated from the coding sequence ATGACTTACGAAGACATTCTCAAAGAACTCGCCTTAAACGATGACCGGTATGTCATCATGACGGCCGAAAACCGCGCGCCGATCCGAAACTTACCCTCCGTCCTTGGGCCTCGGTTCATCGATACCGGCATTACGGAACAAACGATGATCGGAGCTGCAGCAGGCTTGGCCCTACGCGGATGCACGGTCATCACGCATGCCCTGGCAACCTTCCTGACTTTGCGTGCTTTTGAGTTTATACGAACCGACATCGGCATCGGTAATTTACCAATAAAAATGACCGGTTTCGTTCCGGGCATTTTATCCGACGGCAACGGTCCAACACATCAGGCGCTCGAAGACGTTTCGTTGATGCGGGGAATTCCTCATGTCAATATTTTTTGCCCGGCAGACGAAGACGATATGATCGTAGGTTTAAAAACGATCGTCGAGAGCCCTTCCCCGTTTTACATCCGCTACAATGCATTGAAATCTGTTTACACGCATGACCGGCGTTTTGAAATTGGAAAAGCCGAAGTCATTTCGCGAGGTTCAGACGTCACTTTGCTTACCTACGGAGCGTTATTCAATCAAGTTTACGATGCAATGAATATTCTGGAATCCAAAGGCGTATCGGTACGTGTGATCAATTTACGAACACTGAAACCTATTGACGAGAAAGCAATTCTGAATGCGGCGGTTGAAACACCGTTGATCGTAACGATCGAAGATCATTTTCTCACCGGCGGTTTGTATTCGATCGTTGCAGAACTGTTTCTGAAGCATCGCGTGCATGCTGCGCGCGTCGTCCCTATTGCGTTTGAACATCGCTGGTTCAAACCTGCTTTACTGCATAATGTTCTTGAACACGAACGATTGACCGGAAAACAATTGGCCGAAAGAATTGAAATCGAAATTCAAAAAACAGAAACGGAAACGTTCGCCATTCCGTCATTAGCGCACTATTAA
- a CDS encoding SDR family oxidoreductase — protein MPDSFPLKNKVAVVTGALGLLGKQHCIALADAGAHVVVCDVDQKKCNEFAISLNPEAIGVRADVTNPGDIQRLRDAILGRFDSVDILVNNAAINDMFENPTAAALYSKFENYSMDMWKKSLDVNVTGVFLCSQIIGSEMARRGKGSIINVASTYGLVGPDQSLYANPKGEQVFYKSPSYPATKGAVIAFTRFLAAYWGHCNVRVNTLTPGGVENMQEEYFVREYSRRTPLGRMAQPDDYRGAVVFLASDASAYMTGANLVVDGGWTTW, from the coding sequence ATGCCTGATTCATTTCCATTAAAAAACAAGGTAGCCGTTGTTACCGGTGCTCTGGGACTACTCGGGAAACAACATTGTATCGCACTAGCCGATGCAGGAGCTCACGTCGTTGTGTGTGATGTAGATCAGAAAAAATGCAATGAGTTTGCTATTTCATTAAATCCTGAAGCAATCGGTGTGCGTGCAGATGTAACGAATCCAGGTGACATTCAACGGTTACGCGACGCAATTTTGGGACGATTCGACTCTGTGGATATTCTTGTGAATAATGCCGCGATCAACGATATGTTTGAAAATCCAACTGCAGCGGCGCTCTATTCAAAATTTGAAAATTATTCAATGGATATGTGGAAAAAATCCTTGGACGTTAACGTTACCGGTGTATTTCTTTGTTCACAAATTATCGGCTCCGAAATGGCGCGTCGTGGCAAAGGAAGTATCATCAATGTCGCATCGACGTACGGATTAGTCGGTCCGGATCAATCGTTATACGCCAACCCAAAAGGCGAACAGGTTTTTTATAAGTCGCCTTCTTATCCGGCCACCAAAGGCGCGGTGATTGCCTTCACGAGATTTCTCGCGGCATACTGGGGACATTGCAATGTTCGGGTCAATACACTGACGCCCGGCGGCGTCGAAAACATGCAGGAAGAATATTTTGTCCGGGAATATTCCAGGCGCACACCGCTCGGACGCATGGCACAACCGGACGATTATCGCGGAGCGGTCGTCTTTCTTGCGAGCGACGCTTCGGCCTATATGACCGGCGCCAATCTCGTCGTCGACGGAGGATGGACCACATGGTAA